The uncultured Paludibaculum sp. sequence GGCCGTGAGGGCGTGGTCCTCGCCGCGTAGCGAACCGCGCACGTCAGTAAGCGGGCACCGGCTCGTGGCGCGTCCTCAACGGCGTCCCGCATGGCCCTCCGCACCGCCAGTCGGCGGGAAGATCCAATCGGACCGAGCCGTGACCGTCAGGGAGCGGAAGCCGGTCGTGCCCCGGCACCTCCAACACAGTGGTCCTCCGCCGCGCTGCGAACCGCGCACGTCAGTAAGCGGGCACCGGCTCGTCGCGCGTCCTCAACGGCGTCCCGCATGGCCCTCCGCACCGCCAGTCGGCGGGAAGACCCAATCGGACCGAGCCGTGACCGTCAGGGAGCGGAAGCCGGTCGTGCCCCGGCACCTCCAACACAGTGGTCCTCCGCCGCGCTGCGAACCGCGCACGGCAGTAAGCGGGCACCGGCTCGTGGCGCGTCCTCAACGGCGTCCCGCATGGCCCTCCGCGCCGCCAGTCGGCGGGAAGACCCAATCGGACCGAGCCGTGACCGTCAGGGAGCGGAAGCCGGTCGTGCCCCGGCGCCTCCAACACAGTGGTCCTCCGCCGCGCTGCGAACCGCGCACGTCAGTAAGCGGGCACCGGCTCGTCGCGCGTCCTCAACGGCGTCCCGCATGGCCCTCCGCACCGCCAGTCGGCGGGAAGACCCAATCGGACCGAGCCGTGACCGTCAGGGAGTCAACCATGGCCCTGCGGGCCGCCAAAGCGGAGGAAGCCGCACCCCTTGTCCCAGTCTCCGAACGTGAGTGAGGGGCTACTCGCGCGTCTTCAACGGAGCGGAAGCCGGTCGTGCCCCGGCACCTCCAACACAGTGGTCCTCCGCCGCGTAGCGAACCGCGCACGTCAGTAAGCGGGCACCGGTTCCGGGAGCGTCTTCAACGGAGTCCCGCATGGCCCTCCGCACCGCCAGTCGGCGGGAAGACCCAATCGGACCGAGCCGTGACCGTCAGGGAGCGGAAGCCGGTCGTGCCCCGCCGCCTTAACGGGGCGGGATGTGCTGGCCCGCACGGTCCCGCCGCCTGATGCCGCCCCACACAGAAGCCATTTCAGATCAGTCGCTTACAAGACAGCACCACAAGCTATCCGGCATCACCGGAGCCATTCGTTGATCATCGGACACTTCAGTGCTATTATTTCCATGTGGAACATTTCACACTGGAGAAGCAATGAAAGAGTTCCTCGAAATCCCGATCATCTCGGCTACCATGCTCGACTCGGCGTTCAGCGCCGGGATTCCGGCAATCCGCAAGCATCGGCAAGCCATTCGCGAGAATCTGGATCCGGGCATTCGGTTTTCCATTGGCCGGGGCGGCACTGTTCAGCTCAGCAGCGTTCCCGCACTGGATTGCCTCGCCACGGCGGGCCGTTGGCGGACAGGCGACGCCGACCACCTGGCCAGCGCCTATAGAAGTGCGGGGCTGACCAAGTTGGTGCGGTCGGAAAAGTACGGCAAGGCCTTGAACATGACACGCGAGGCGGTGCAGGTGCAGGCCCGGCGCGCGGGCGCGTCATTCACCCAGTCGAATTCCGTCGAACTGATCACCCAATGCGTGGTGGGATTGGCGATGACGGAACCGGCGGTTCGCAGCGTAGCCAAGGCGATGGGTGTCATCATGCGGAAAGTCGACGCGCAACTGGAGCAGATGAAACGTCTGCCTGGACGCATTGTGCGGAGCGATGGACCGGAAACGCTGGTTGTCGTGGATACCGGCGAGCGGGAAGAACTCAGGAGCTTCCAGAGTGGATATCTCAAGTCACTCGGACTCCATGCGCCGGGCGCTCCCTTCGTGCTGCACGAACTCTCCTGGTCGCCCGACACCAAGATGTCTGTCTTCTTTCCAGCTCTCGACCTGAACCAGGCTGACGAGATGACATCAGAGCTCGAGGAGCAGTTGAAGGCGGCAGAGGAACCACTGCCGGAGCCCTCCGCCGCCTTGGCGTAAGGCCTGGACAATGGTCAGCACAGCGCGGGTTCAAGCACCGCCGCAGTAGCCAAAACGGCGGCGGCGCTCCCCGGGCTGGGACGATTGCTCCAGTTCGGCCGGGGCGGAACGGGGCACTCGAACTACGACGTCGCCAAAACAACTGCCTGGCTGCACCAGGGCCCGGTTCGCGCCTCTCGCCCGTCGCCCAAAATCCTTTGCACAGCACTGGGCATAGGAAGTGCAGAACAGACGGCTACCGTCCTCGATCCACGACCCGATCCGCTGCAGCACCTCGCCGGCGGGATGGTTGAGCGAGTCGGTCGGGGCAGACACCACGACAATGCCGCGAATCTCCTCCTCCAGCCAGTCCGGAAGATTCTGGCGCGAACCATGATGCGGAACCAGAAACATCTGGTTCTTCATTGCAAGTTCCGCGAAGCTGCTCGCCGTCTCCCGGGCAAACTCGAGAGTAGCCGGAGTGGCGTCACCAGGCAGCAGGGCCCGGCCCAGGCCGGTCGGACTGATCTGGTCGACAAACCGGAAGAGCACCACAAGGCTGGTCTCGTTGCCGGGCACGACGGATCGGCCCAGAGCACGCATCTCGGCAATCGCGGTCTCCGTCATGGACGGGCTCAGTACACGGACTTCCCAACTTCTGTCCTCAGCCCAAGCCAGGTACGGCGGCCTCCATTCGCCGGCCGGCGCCTGGAACGTATCGACAGCGACAGGCGACATCGGAATGCCACACTCCAGGGCCGCCACTCGAGCCTTGGTCAGGTCGGCTGACTCCTTGTTCAACGTGGAAGCGGGATAGACGAAGCGCTGCACCCGGATGCCGCGCCGATGGCAGGCCCGAATCAGCTTGGCCAGGCCCAGTGTGTGGTCGGCGTGCGCATGAGAGGCAGCCACAAATCGAAATCCGCCCTCCGACGCAATCGCAAGCGCCCGTTCCAGGGGCTCAGTCCGTTGCGTGCCCCAATCCAGGATTCCGCAGGTTCCATCCGGAAACTGGAGCAGGCAGGCGTTGCCGAGCCCTTCCTCCACGCGAAACACGTGGACGAGCAGCGCCGGCTCTTGGTCCGCAATCGTCGCGGCGGGCGCGCTCTCGATACCGGTAACCCCACTCATTGATCAAGAACAATCCAGGCCTCCATCTTACGTCAGGCACGGCAGAAAATGCGCGTCTCTTCCTGCGCCAGTTCACGACATTACCAATTTGGAATCAACCACTTGGCGAGATACGCTACCAGCCCCTCGCGAAAAATGGAATTGAGGGTGGCCCCAGCCGCCCTCGCGATGCTCGCCCCACAGGGAAAGGAACCCACATGGCCACCGCCGCTCAAGTCACCGCCAACCGCGCCAACGCGCAACACTCCACCGGCCCCCGCTCCGAACAGGGCGAAGCCCGCTCGGCCCAGAACAACCTCCGCTACGGATTCCGCTCGCAATCCGTCCTGCTCCCCGGCGACGACCCCGCCGAATACGAGGAACTCCTCGACGAACTGACCACCCACTTCGACGTCCAGGACCTCTCCGACCAACGCTACGTCCGGGAGATGGCCGATGCGGAATGGCGCCTCCGCCGGGTCCGGGCTCACCAGGAGGTCCTCCTCACCGCGAAGATCAACGAACTTGCCACCGCCCAGCCCACCCTCAGCCCTATCCATATCCAGGCCCTCGCCTTCGAATCGCTCCACCGCGAAACCACGTTCACCCAATTTCTGACATACGAAGCCAAATTCGAGCGCCAGTACGAACGCGCCTACAAAGGCTGGATGCAAACCCAGGAAAAGCTCAGCCGCCACCGAGCTCGCGAGATCCGCTCACAATTCGAGGCTTCGCTGGTGATACCAAAACGGACGGACGAACCCAATTCTCCCCGGGAAGCCACAGCCACGGCGCCGCGGGAGCCCAGAATCGAAGCCAAACCCCAGTCGCCTCGGCCCCAGCCACAACCCACGGCCATTCCTCGAAGCGCTCCTTGCCCATGTGGATCCGGCGAGAAATACAAGCGCTGCTGCGGCCGCAACGCCCCAGCCGTCCTCGCCCAGGCAG is a genomic window containing:
- a CDS encoding SEC-C domain-containing protein gives rise to the protein MATAAQVTANRANAQHSTGPRSEQGEARSAQNNLRYGFRSQSVLLPGDDPAEYEELLDELTTHFDVQDLSDQRYVREMADAEWRLRRVRAHQEVLLTAKINELATAQPTLSPIHIQALAFESLHRETTFTQFLTYEAKFERQYERAYKGWMQTQEKLSRHRAREIRSQFEASLVIPKRTDEPNSPREATATAPREPRIEAKPQSPRPQPQPTAIPRSAPCPCGSGEKYKRCCGRNAPAVLAQAAGASSMQDRPRPLLERAPSPLIPVSSTHAPIF